Proteins encoded in a region of the Devosia sp. RR2S18 genome:
- the tuf gene encoding elongation factor Tu, translating to MAKEKFSRNKPHCNIGTIGHVDHGKTSLTAAITKVLAETGGATFKAYDQIDAAPEEKARGITINTAHVEYETANRHYAHVDCPGHADYVKNMITGAAQMDGAILVVSAADGPMPQTREHILLARQVGVPALVVFLNKCDMVDDPELLELVELEVRELLSSYEFPGDDIPIVKGSALAALENSDQKLGHDAVLELMRNVDEYIPQPERPVDLPFLMPIEDVFSISGRGTVVTGRVERGIVKVGEEVEIVGIKATQKTTVTGVEMFRKLLDSGQAGDNIGALIRGIDRTQVERGQVLCKPGSVTPHTDFVAEAYILTKEEGGRHTPFFGNYRPQFYFRTTDVTGIVTLPEGTEMVMPGDNINMNVQLIVPIAMEEKLRFAIREGGRTVGAGVVAKILK from the coding sequence ATGGCTAAGGAAAAATTTTCCCGCAATAAGCCTCACTGCAACATCGGCACGATCGGTCACGTTGACCATGGCAAGACCTCGCTGACCGCAGCGATCACCAAGGTCCTGGCTGAGACCGGTGGCGCAACCTTCAAGGCGTACGACCAAATCGACGCGGCCCCCGAAGAAAAGGCCCGCGGTATCACCATCAATACCGCTCACGTCGAGTACGAGACCGCGAACCGTCACTACGCTCACGTCGACTGCCCCGGCCACGCTGACTATGTGAAGAACATGATCACCGGCGCGGCCCAGATGGACGGCGCGATCCTGGTTGTGTCGGCTGCTGACGGCCCAATGCCCCAGACCCGCGAGCACATCCTGCTTGCTCGTCAGGTTGGCGTGCCAGCTCTGGTCGTGTTCCTGAACAAGTGCGACATGGTCGACGATCCGGAACTGCTCGAGCTCGTTGAGCTGGAAGTCCGCGAGCTCCTGAGCTCGTACGAATTCCCCGGCGACGACATTCCGATCGTCAAGGGTTCGGCTCTGGCCGCGCTCGAGAACTCGGACCAGAAGCTCGGCCACGACGCCGTTCTGGAACTGATGCGCAATGTCGACGAGTACATTCCGCAGCCAGAGCGTCCGGTTGACCTGCCGTTCCTGATGCCGATCGAAGACGTGTTCTCGATCTCGGGTCGTGGTACTGTTGTGACCGGTCGTGTTGAGCGCGGTATCGTCAAGGTTGGTGAAGAAGTCGAGATCGTCGGCATCAAGGCAACCCAGAAGACCACCGTTACCGGCGTTGAAATGTTCCGCAAGCTGCTCGACTCGGGCCAGGCTGGCGACAACATCGGCGCGCTGATCCGTGGTATCGACCGCACCCAGGTGGAGCGCGGCCAGGTTCTCTGCAAGCCCGGTTCCGTGACCCCGCACACCGACTTCGTTGCTGAGGCTTATATCCTCACCAAGGAAGAAGGCGGCCGCCACACTCCGTTCTTCGGCAACTACCGTCCCCAGTTCTACTTCCGTACGACTGACGTGACGGGCATCGTGACCCTGCCTGAAGGCACGGAAATGGTGATGCCGGGCGACAACATCAACATGAACGTTCAGCTCATCGTTCCGATCGCCATGGAAGAGAAGCTCCGCTTCGCTATCCGTGAGGGTGGCCGCACCGTCGGCGCCGGCGTCGTCGCGAAGATCCTGAAGTAA
- the rpsJ gene encoding 30S ribosomal protein S10, with translation MNGQNIRIRLKAFDHRVLDSSTREIVNTAKRTGAQVRGPIPLPTRLDKFTVNRSPHIDKKSREQFEIRTHKRLLDIVDPTPQTVDALMKLDLAAGVDVEIKL, from the coding sequence ATGAACGGTCAGAATATTCGCATCCGGCTTAAGGCGTTTGACCATCGCGTGCTCGACTCGTCGACCCGTGAGATTGTCAACACTGCAAAGCGGACGGGCGCGCAGGTTCGCGGCCCAATCCCGCTGCCGACGCGACTTGATAAGTTTACCGTCAACCGTTCGCCGCACATCGACAAGAAGTCGCGCGAACAGTTCGAGATCCGGACCCACAAGCGTCTGCTGGACATTGTGGACCCGACTCCCCAGACGGTTGATGCGCTGATGAAGCTCGATCTCGCCGCCGGCGTCGACGTCGAAATCAAGCTCTAA
- the rplC gene encoding 50S ribosomal protein L3 has product MRSGLIAQKLGMTRIFTEDGSHVPVTVLELQNCQVVGQRTAEKDGYVALQLGAGQAKAKNTTKAERGQFAVAKVEPKRHVAEFRVDAENLIEVGATLQADHFVEGQLVDVTGTSIGKGFAGGMKRWNFGGLRASHGVSVSHRSIGSTGGRQDPGKTFKNKKMPGHMGDRRITTQNVKVVKTDVERGLIMIQGSVPGAKGAWIMIKDAVKKPAPQGAAFPGSFKAAAEVAGEGK; this is encoded by the coding sequence ATGCGTTCTGGATTGATCGCACAGAAGCTGGGCATGACCCGCATCTTCACCGAGGACGGCTCGCACGTTCCGGTCACGGTGTTGGAACTGCAGAACTGCCAGGTGGTGGGCCAGCGGACTGCCGAAAAGGATGGCTATGTCGCGCTGCAGCTCGGCGCCGGCCAGGCCAAGGCAAAGAACACGACCAAGGCAGAGCGCGGCCAGTTCGCCGTTGCCAAGGTCGAGCCGAAGCGCCACGTCGCTGAATTCCGCGTCGACGCCGAGAACCTCATCGAGGTTGGCGCCACGCTGCAGGCCGACCATTTCGTCGAAGGCCAACTGGTGGATGTCACCGGTACTTCGATCGGTAAGGGTTTTGCCGGCGGTATGAAGCGCTGGAACTTCGGTGGTCTGCGTGCGTCGCACGGTGTGTCGGTTTCGCACCGCTCGATCGGTTCTACCGGTGGTCGTCAGGATCCCGGCAAGACCTTCAAGAACAAGAAGATGCCGGGCCATATGGGCGATCGTCGCATCACCACGCAGAACGTCAAGGTCGTCAAGACCGACGTTGAGCGCGGGCTGATCATGATCCAGGGTTCGGTTCCGGGCGCCAAGGGCGCTTGGATCATGATCAAGGACGCGGTTAAGAAGCCGGCTCCCCAGGGCGCTGCCTTCCCGGGCTCGTTCAAGGCCGCCGCCGAAGTCGCGGGGGAAGGTAAGTAA